Proteins encoded in a region of the Mycolicibacterium neoaurum genome:
- the cmrA gene encoding mycolate reductase (Catalyzes the final step in mycolic acid biosynthesis.) — translation MPVPAPHPDARAVVTGASQGIGEALAFDLAGRGHHLIVTARRGDVLTDLAERITARHGVTVEVRAVDLADPAAREVFCQELAGRNISILCANAGTATFGPLAKLDPAGEKAQVQLNAIAVHDLCLAVLPGMLERRAGGILISGSAAGNSPIPNNATYAATKAFANTFSESLRGEVKKDGIHVTLLAPGPVRTELPDISEQSLVERLIPDFLWINTEYTAKVSLDALEANKMRIVPGLTSKAMSVASGYAPRAIVTPIVGAVYKKLGGE, via the coding sequence ATGCCAGTACCCGCTCCCCATCCCGATGCCCGCGCGGTCGTCACCGGCGCCTCGCAGGGCATCGGTGAGGCCCTTGCCTTCGATCTCGCCGGACGCGGCCACCATCTGATCGTCACCGCGCGCCGCGGTGATGTGCTGACCGACCTCGCCGAGCGCATCACCGCCCGCCATGGTGTGACGGTCGAGGTGCGCGCGGTCGATCTGGCCGACCCGGCCGCCCGTGAGGTGTTCTGCCAGGAGCTTGCCGGGCGCAACATCTCGATCCTGTGTGCCAATGCCGGCACCGCCACCTTCGGGCCGCTGGCCAAGCTCGACCCCGCCGGTGAGAAGGCGCAGGTGCAGCTCAACGCCATCGCGGTGCACGATCTGTGTCTGGCCGTGCTGCCGGGCATGCTGGAGCGGCGGGCCGGCGGGATCCTGATCTCCGGGTCGGCGGCGGGTAACTCCCCGATCCCGAACAACGCCACCTACGCGGCGACCAAGGCGTTCGCCAACACCTTCAGCGAGTCGCTGCGCGGTGAGGTCAAGAAGGACGGCATACACGTCACGCTGCTGGCGCCAGGACCGGTGCGCACCGAGCTGCCGGATATCTCCGAGCAGTCGCTGGTGGAGCGTCTGATCCCGGATTTCCTGTGGATCAACACCGAGTACACCGCCAAGGTGTCACTCGACGCTCTGGAAGCCAACAAGATGCGCATCGTGCCGGGTTTGACGTCCAAGGCGATGTCGGTGGCCAGCGGGTACGCCCCGCGCGCGATCGTCACCCCGATCGTCGGGGCGGTCTACAAGAAACTCGGCGGCGAGTAG
- a CDS encoding helicase HerA-like domain-containing protein, whose translation MTVHPEQTPAQQIAAGYATQGQALELGAVVVDGVVDPGAAVRIPLAMVNRHGLVAGATGTGKTKSLQLMAEQLSAAGVPVVMADVKGDLSGLSQPGVASDRTLQRAADTGDAWVPAAHPVEFLSLGTDGIGVPVRATITSFGPILLSKVLGLNTTQESTLGLIFHFADQKGLALLDLKDLRAVIQYLISDEGKPELKALGAVSTTTAGVILRALVNLEAEGADTFFGEPELEPKDLIRFDAQGRGVITLLELGAQAARPVMFSTFLMWVLADLFTTLPEEGDLDKPKLVFFFDEAHLLFEDASKAFLSQVEQTVKLIRSKGVGVFFCTQLPTDVPNGVLSQLGARVQHALRAFTPDDQKALSKTVRTYPKTTTYDLESALTSLGIGEAVITVLSESGAPTPVAWTRMRAPRSLMDTIGPDAIRAAAQASPLQATYGQTIDRESAYELLTARLAPPPPPVPPAATVPDLPPPLYPDPVAIPDYPPPAPMEPSLLDKVVDSPAFKSAMRSAGTVIGREITRSIFGTGRRRRR comes from the coding sequence ATGACGGTGCACCCCGAGCAGACCCCCGCACAGCAGATCGCCGCAGGTTATGCCACCCAGGGACAGGCGCTGGAGCTCGGCGCAGTCGTCGTCGACGGGGTCGTCGACCCGGGCGCGGCGGTCCGTATCCCGCTGGCGATGGTGAACCGGCACGGTCTGGTCGCCGGCGCCACCGGCACAGGTAAGACCAAATCACTGCAGCTGATGGCCGAGCAGCTCTCGGCCGCCGGGGTGCCCGTGGTGATGGCCGATGTGAAAGGTGACCTGTCGGGCCTGTCGCAGCCGGGTGTGGCGAGTGACCGGACGCTGCAACGCGCCGCCGACACCGGCGATGCCTGGGTGCCTGCCGCCCACCCGGTGGAGTTCTTGTCCCTGGGCACCGATGGGATCGGTGTCCCGGTGCGGGCCACCATCACCAGTTTCGGCCCGATCCTGCTGTCGAAGGTGCTCGGGCTCAACACAACCCAAGAATCGACGCTCGGACTGATCTTCCACTTCGCCGACCAGAAGGGGCTGGCGCTGCTGGACCTCAAAGACCTGCGGGCGGTCATCCAATACCTGATCAGCGACGAGGGCAAACCTGAACTCAAGGCGCTCGGAGCGGTGTCGACCACGACGGCCGGGGTGATCCTGCGGGCGCTGGTCAACCTGGAGGCCGAGGGCGCGGACACCTTCTTCGGCGAGCCGGAGCTGGAGCCCAAGGACCTGATCCGGTTCGACGCACAGGGCCGCGGCGTCATCACGCTGCTGGAGCTCGGTGCGCAGGCGGCCCGCCCGGTGATGTTCTCGACCTTCCTGATGTGGGTGCTGGCCGACCTGTTCACGACGCTGCCCGAGGAGGGCGACTTGGACAAGCCGAAGCTGGTGTTCTTCTTCGACGAGGCGCACCTGCTGTTCGAGGATGCCTCAAAGGCGTTCCTGTCCCAGGTGGAGCAGACCGTCAAGCTGATCCGCTCCAAGGGCGTCGGCGTCTTCTTCTGCACCCAACTGCCCACCGATGTACCCAACGGCGTCCTCAGCCAGCTGGGCGCGCGGGTGCAGCATGCCTTGCGCGCGTTCACCCCCGATGATCAGAAGGCGCTGTCCAAGACCGTCCGCACCTATCCCAAGACCACCACCTACGACCTCGAATCGGCGCTGACATCGTTGGGCATCGGGGAGGCGGTCATCACGGTGCTTTCGGAGAGCGGTGCACCCACCCCGGTCGCCTGGACCCGGATGCGGGCGCCGCGCTCGCTGATGGACACCATCGGCCCCGACGCGATCAGGGCGGCGGCGCAGGCCAGCCCGTTGCAGGCGACGTACGGGCAGACCATCGACCGCGAGTCGGCCTACGAGTTGCTTACCGCCCGGCTGGCACCACCCCCGCCGCCGGTCCCGCCGGCGGCGACCGTGCCTGATCTGCCGCCGCCGCTGTATCCGGATCCGGTCGCGATCCCCGATTACCCGCCGCCGGCCCCGATGGAGCCGAGCCTGCTGGACAAGGTGGTGGACAGCCCCGCGTTCAAGAGCGCCATGCGCTCGGCGGGCACGGTGATCGGGCGCGAGATCACCCGCAGCATCTTCGGCACCGGCCGGCGTCGGCGGCGGTGA
- the orn gene encoding oligoribonuclease, which yields MREELVWIDCEMTGLDLKSDKLIEIAALVTDADLNVLGDGIDVVIHAEAEDLSGMVEVVAKMHANSGLDKEVLASDVDLATAETMVLDYIRSHVKTAKTAPLCGNSIATDRGFIARDMPTLDNYLHYRMIDVSSIKELCRRWYPRIYFGQPEKGLAHRALADIHESIQELKYYRRTAFVAAPGPSTSEIAAVAAELGPNSSAPNQTDSV from the coding sequence GTGCGTGAAGAACTGGTGTGGATCGACTGCGAGATGACCGGACTCGATCTGAAGTCCGACAAGCTCATCGAGATTGCCGCGTTGGTCACCGATGCCGACCTCAACGTCCTCGGCGACGGTATCGACGTGGTGATCCACGCCGAGGCCGAGGACCTGTCCGGCATGGTCGAGGTGGTCGCCAAGATGCATGCGAACTCCGGGCTGGACAAGGAGGTGCTGGCCTCCGACGTCGACCTCGCCACCGCCGAGACGATGGTGCTGGACTACATCCGCAGCCATGTGAAGACAGCCAAAACCGCTCCGCTGTGCGGCAATTCGATCGCGACCGACCGCGGTTTCATCGCCCGCGACATGCCTACCCTGGACAACTACCTGCACTACCGGATGATCGACGTCAGCTCGATCAAGGAACTGTGCAGGCGCTGGTACCCGCGGATCTACTTCGGTCAGCCCGAGAAGGGTCTGGCCCACCGCGCGCTGGCCGATATCCACGAGTCCATCCAGGAGCTCAAGTACTACCGGCGCACCGCATTCGTGGCCGCCCCCGGCCCGTCGACCAGCGAGATCGCCGCGGTCGCCGCCGAGCTGGGCCCCAACTCCAGCGCGCCGAACCAAACCGATTCGGTGTAA
- a CDS encoding DUF899 domain-containing protein translates to MTAKPPVVDQDTWRTALEDLRRREKAATRELDAVAAQRRRLPMVKLPEYVLTGADGPIRLADVFAGKSQLITYHHMWSDGAQWQCGGCTGFTSQFTRLDFLDNYDARFVIVTNGPIEEALAYRDRVGNAMEWYSAAGTSFGADVDAAPGEGFAVNVFMRDGDTVYRTWHTNGRGTEQLSHSFALIDLLPWGRQEEWLDSPAGWPSRPTYSGWLDSPDIARLYGKGSAQ, encoded by the coding sequence ATGACCGCCAAACCACCGGTGGTGGACCAGGACACCTGGCGCACGGCGTTGGAGGATCTGCGCCGACGGGAGAAGGCCGCCACCCGCGAGCTCGACGCCGTCGCCGCCCAGCGGCGCCGACTGCCGATGGTCAAGCTGCCCGAGTACGTCTTGACCGGTGCCGACGGTCCGATACGGCTGGCCGACGTGTTCGCCGGGAAGTCACAGCTGATCACCTACCACCACATGTGGAGCGACGGGGCGCAGTGGCAGTGCGGCGGGTGCACCGGTTTCACCTCGCAGTTCACCCGGCTGGATTTCCTGGACAACTACGACGCACGCTTCGTCATCGTCACCAACGGGCCGATCGAGGAAGCGCTGGCCTACCGGGACCGGGTCGGTAACGCGATGGAGTGGTACTCCGCGGCCGGCACCAGCTTCGGTGCCGATGTCGATGCCGCGCCCGGGGAGGGTTTCGCGGTGAATGTCTTCATGCGCGACGGGGATACGGTCTATCGCACCTGGCACACCAACGGCCGTGGTACCGAACAACTCAGCCATTCTTTTGCGCTGATCGACCTGTTGCCATGGGGCAGGCAGGAGGAGTGGCTGGACTCCCCCGCAGGTTGGCCGTCGCGTCCGACATACTCCGGATGGTTGGACAGCCCCGATATCGCACGTCTCTACGGAAAGGGTTCCGCGCAGTGA
- a CDS encoding SRPBCC family protein, protein MSTTERYVVTRTIPAAPQRVFAVLSDPARHQDTEPSDWVRDAVSQDPITEAGQIFVVNMFKDFVGGHYVMHNLVTDFEQDRRIGWRPGQLGEAGEHQPGGWSWRYDLAPNGAGTDVTITYDWSGTPQSFRDRIGSMPPFGPQYLEQSLAALEDAVR, encoded by the coding sequence GTGAGCACCACCGAGCGTTATGTCGTCACCCGCACCATTCCCGCCGCACCGCAACGCGTCTTCGCCGTGCTGTCCGATCCGGCACGTCACCAGGACACCGAACCGAGCGACTGGGTGCGCGACGCGGTCAGCCAGGATCCCATCACCGAGGCCGGTCAGATCTTCGTGGTCAACATGTTCAAGGATTTCGTCGGCGGGCACTACGTGATGCACAACCTGGTGACCGATTTCGAGCAAGACCGCAGGATCGGTTGGCGGCCAGGCCAGCTCGGCGAAGCGGGTGAGCATCAACCCGGTGGATGGTCGTGGCGTTACGACCTGGCCCCCAACGGGGCAGGCACCGATGTCACCATCACCTACGACTGGTCGGGCACACCGCAGAGCTTCCGTGACCGGATCGGCAGCATGCCGCCGTTCGGGCCGCAGTACCTCGAGCAGTCCCTGGCGGCGCTGGAGGACGCGGTCCGCTAG
- a CDS encoding L,D-transpeptidase, which yields MRWGWKMVQDSPRVGVRRARTWGTAIAVGLVASLALSACSSQQAPEQPRTIADKGTPFGDLLVPKLSASVTDGAVGVTVEEPVTVSTEGGVLGSVNLVDENGSAVAGQLSKDGLTWSTTDPLDYNASYTLTASSQGLAGAASTQMTFETHSPKNLTMPYVLPNKGEVVGVGQPIAIRFDENIANRAAAEQAIKVTTTPKVEGAFYWLNNREVRWRPAQYWKPGTKVEVAVNTYGVELGDGLFGQDNAGTDFTIGDQLIATADDSTKTLTVRRNGEVIKTMPISMGKDSTPTNNGTYIIGDRFAELVMDSSTYGVPVNSPNGYRTEVDFATQMSYSGIYVHGAPWSVGSQGYSNVSHGCLNVSTANAQWFYENTKRGDIVEVVGTVGSVLPGTDGLGDWNIPWSQWKAGNAST from the coding sequence ATGAGGTGGGGCTGGAAGATGGTGCAGGATTCGCCGCGGGTGGGCGTGCGTCGAGCAAGGACGTGGGGGACCGCGATCGCAGTGGGGCTGGTGGCCAGCCTCGCGTTGAGCGCGTGCAGCTCTCAACAGGCCCCCGAACAACCGCGGACTATCGCCGACAAGGGCACGCCCTTCGGGGATCTGCTGGTGCCCAAGCTGAGCGCTTCGGTGACCGATGGCGCCGTCGGGGTGACCGTCGAAGAGCCGGTAACGGTGAGCACCGAGGGCGGCGTGCTCGGGTCGGTGAACCTCGTCGACGAGAACGGCTCGGCCGTGGCCGGTCAGCTCAGCAAGGACGGGCTGACCTGGTCGACCACCGATCCGCTGGACTACAACGCCAGCTATACGCTGACGGCCAGCTCCCAGGGGTTGGCCGGCGCGGCGTCGACGCAGATGACCTTCGAAACGCACTCACCGAAGAACCTGACCATGCCCTACGTGCTGCCCAACAAGGGCGAGGTCGTCGGCGTCGGCCAGCCCATCGCCATCCGCTTCGACGAGAACATCGCCAACCGGGCCGCCGCGGAGCAGGCCATCAAGGTCACCACGACACCCAAGGTCGAAGGTGCCTTCTACTGGCTGAACAACCGCGAAGTCCGTTGGCGCCCAGCTCAATACTGGAAGCCCGGCACCAAGGTCGAGGTGGCCGTCAACACCTACGGCGTCGAGTTGGGCGACGGATTGTTCGGGCAGGACAACGCCGGCACCGACTTCACCATCGGCGACCAGCTGATCGCGACGGCCGACGACTCGACCAAGACGCTGACCGTCCGGCGCAACGGCGAAGTCATCAAGACCATGCCGATCTCGATGGGCAAGGACAGCACCCCGACCAACAACGGGACCTACATCATCGGGGACCGGTTCGCCGAACTGGTCATGGACTCGTCGACCTACGGCGTTCCGGTCAACTCGCCCAACGGATATCGCACCGAGGTGGACTTCGCCACGCAGATGTCCTACAGCGGCATCTACGTGCACGGGGCCCCGTGGTCGGTGGGCAGCCAGGGCTACAGCAATGTCAGCCACGGCTGCCTCAACGTCAGCACCGCCAACGCCCAGTGGTTCTACGAGAACACCAAACGTGGTGACATCGTCGAGGTCGTGGGCACGGTCGGTTCGGTGCTTCCCGGCACCGACGGACTCGGGGACTGGAACATCCCGTGGTCGCAGTGGAAGGCCGGCAACGCCAGCACCTAG
- a CDS encoding IclR family transcriptional regulator, translating into MATESVVTAFRVLEAVAEAQPVGLSDLARRVELPKSTVQRTLLTLQEVGWLRPTDTTPTRWQLTYRVVAVVGRAGGGEGLRDIALPVMNELQLATTETVHLAAPDGDSLVLVERLDTPHRLRAFLALGERIALHASATGLAYLSACDPGYVDRYLSGPLAAQTPDTLTDPDRIRKVVNEIRERGYSVNEGGLSVGISSLGAPIIGPSGPVAALSVSGPSSRICAERFDDLGVKVRDAAARISRALRGGR; encoded by the coding sequence ATGGCCACAGAAAGCGTCGTGACGGCGTTTCGGGTACTCGAGGCCGTCGCCGAGGCGCAGCCGGTGGGGCTCTCCGACCTGGCTCGCCGGGTCGAACTGCCCAAGAGCACAGTGCAGCGGACACTGCTCACCCTGCAGGAGGTGGGTTGGTTACGGCCGACGGACACCACCCCGACCCGCTGGCAGCTGACCTACCGCGTGGTGGCGGTCGTCGGCCGCGCCGGCGGCGGGGAGGGCCTGCGCGATATCGCGCTGCCGGTGATGAACGAGCTGCAGTTGGCGACGACCGAGACTGTCCACCTCGCCGCGCCCGACGGGGACTCACTGGTGTTGGTGGAGCGCCTGGACACCCCGCACCGGTTGCGTGCGTTCCTGGCGCTCGGTGAGCGGATCGCGCTGCACGCCTCGGCCACCGGGCTGGCCTATCTCTCCGCGTGCGACCCGGGTTATGTCGATCGCTACCTGTCCGGACCGCTTGCGGCCCAGACGCCGGACACGCTCACCGACCCGGACCGGATCCGCAAGGTGGTCAACGAGATCCGCGAACGGGGGTACTCGGTGAACGAGGGCGGGCTCTCGGTCGGCATCTCCTCCCTCGGCGCCCCGATCATCGGACCCTCCGGGCCGGTGGCCGCGCTGTCGGTATCCGGGCCGTCCAGCCGCATCTGCGCCGAACGTTTCGACGATCTCGGGGTGAAGGTCCGCGACGCGGCGGCCAGGATCAGCCGGGCGCTGCGCGGGGGGCGCTGA
- a CDS encoding SLC13 family permease, translating into MTAQLVALGIFIAVFAIAAIRNVNIGIVMFPVACVVGLWLADLSLNQVIGEFPLSILVLLVGVTYFFGIAHSNGTIEWLIQASLARVGNRDALFPAVFFALTAVISAMGAPLGGLVMAPMGMSIAHKRGIDPMLMALAMGAGLSAGAFAPTSLFGIITWGTANEAGIALSPLLLFGVALALNLVLLAVAYVMFGRKKVITAQAPAFSEAMVARGAALPQYGGSTLDIGDGDAPDDELPAPERPTGMQMLTIAMMVVLVGAVVVMSLMGLTPDIGVLGYGLGAVAALLDASSGKKAMSRIDWGSVLLVGGIITYVGVLTEMGVVDMLGEGAVHLGSPLVAAVLLCAAAGLISAFASTTGMLAALVPLALPLIADGGIPGWALICAIGVCASIVDVSPFSTVGATYVATTVDEDARPRMTKLLTRWGLSMVVVGPVVLTLVLIVPGMVFS; encoded by the coding sequence GTGACGGCACAACTGGTCGCCCTCGGGATCTTCATCGCGGTGTTCGCGATCGCCGCCATCCGCAACGTCAACATCGGCATCGTCATGTTCCCCGTCGCCTGCGTGGTGGGGCTCTGGCTCGCCGACCTGAGCCTGAACCAGGTCATCGGCGAGTTCCCGCTGAGCATCCTGGTGCTCCTGGTCGGGGTGACGTACTTCTTCGGTATCGCGCACAGCAACGGCACCATCGAGTGGCTCATCCAGGCCTCGTTGGCGCGGGTGGGCAACCGCGACGCCCTCTTCCCCGCAGTGTTCTTCGCGCTCACCGCTGTCATCTCGGCGATGGGTGCGCCGCTCGGCGGCCTGGTGATGGCGCCGATGGGCATGAGCATCGCGCACAAGCGCGGCATCGACCCCATGTTGATGGCCCTGGCCATGGGCGCCGGGCTGAGCGCCGGCGCGTTCGCGCCCACCAGCCTCTTCGGCATCATCACCTGGGGCACCGCCAACGAAGCCGGTATCGCGTTGAGCCCGCTGCTGCTCTTCGGTGTCGCGCTGGCACTGAACCTCGTCCTGCTCGCGGTGGCCTACGTGATGTTCGGCCGCAAGAAGGTGATCACCGCCCAGGCCCCTGCCTTCAGCGAGGCCATGGTCGCCCGCGGTGCGGCCCTGCCCCAGTACGGCGGCTCCACACTGGATATCGGGGACGGCGACGCCCCCGACGACGAGCTGCCCGCCCCCGAACGTCCCACCGGCATGCAGATGTTGACCATCGCCATGATGGTGGTGCTCGTCGGCGCGGTCGTGGTGATGTCATTGATGGGCCTGACACCCGATATCGGGGTGCTCGGCTACGGTTTGGGCGCCGTCGCCGCCCTGCTCGACGCCTCCTCGGGCAAGAAGGCGATGAGCCGGATCGATTGGGGCTCGGTGCTTCTGGTCGGCGGCATCATCACCTACGTCGGTGTGCTGACCGAGATGGGCGTGGTCGACATGCTCGGTGAGGGCGCCGTACATCTCGGCTCACCCCTGGTGGCCGCGGTGCTGCTGTGCGCGGCGGCCGGGCTGATCTCCGCCTTCGCCTCCACCACCGGCATGCTGGCCGCCCTTGTGCCGCTGGCCCTTCCGTTGATCGCCGACGGCGGCATACCCGGCTGGGCGTTGATCTGCGCCATCGGCGTATGCGCGTCGATCGTCGATGTCTCCCCGTTCTCGACCGTCGGGGCGACCTATGTGGCGACCACCGTCGATGAGGACGCCCGGCCCCGGATGACCAAGCTGCTCACCCGGTGGGGCCTGTCGATGGTGGTGGTCGGACCGGTGGTCCTGACGCTGGTGCTCATCGTGCCCGGGATGGTCTTCTCATGA
- a CDS encoding acyl-CoA synthetase, protein MTAPLLRALLDDDLADDDRMITVDGQSLSRRRLRDIASTFGAELRAGGPAPVVAVDAEPTLRTVVAVTGCLLAGVPVVPVPPDAGPAEVNHILADSAATVWVGNPRQGVELPVVVPDHDRTPPGPLEPVDSQQVAIILYTSGTTGAPKGVLLSHQAIAAGLDGLAQAWAWTSADTVAHGLPLFHTHGLILGVLGSLHIGSRLVHTGKPTPQRYAETAATMYFGVPTVWTRITRDEQFATALSSARLLVSGSAPLPVPVFERLRELTGHAPVERYGMTETMITLSTRADGERRPGWVGLPITGAQTRLRADDGSPVPHDGESIGRLEVRGPMLFDGYLNLPEVTASCWTEDGWFVTGDLAAIDERGYHRIVGRESVDLIKSGGYRIGAGEIETSLLGLPEVAEVAVIGAPDDDLGQRIVAFVVTDSPTAGDALAEELIAHVAEDLSWHKRPREIRFVSALPRNAMGKIQKKALM, encoded by the coding sequence ATGACCGCACCCCTGCTGCGGGCGTTGCTCGACGACGACCTCGCCGACGATGACCGGATGATCACCGTCGACGGACAATCGTTGTCGCGCAGACGACTTCGTGACATCGCATCGACCTTCGGCGCCGAGCTGCGCGCCGGCGGTCCGGCCCCAGTGGTGGCCGTCGATGCCGAACCGACGCTGCGCACCGTCGTGGCGGTCACCGGCTGTCTGCTCGCCGGCGTTCCGGTGGTCCCGGTGCCACCGGATGCCGGTCCGGCCGAGGTGAACCACATCCTGGCCGATTCGGCGGCCACCGTGTGGGTCGGCAATCCACGCCAGGGCGTCGAGCTGCCCGTCGTCGTGCCCGACCACGACCGCACACCGCCCGGGCCACTGGAACCTGTTGACTCGCAACAGGTTGCGATCATCCTCTACACCTCCGGAACGACCGGCGCGCCCAAGGGTGTGCTGTTGAGCCACCAGGCGATCGCCGCCGGCCTGGACGGCCTCGCACAGGCCTGGGCGTGGACATCGGCGGACACCGTGGCGCACGGCCTTCCGCTGTTCCACACCCACGGCCTGATCCTCGGCGTGCTGGGATCACTTCACATCGGCTCGCGCCTGGTCCACACCGGCAAACCGACCCCGCAGCGTTACGCCGAGACCGCCGCCACCATGTACTTCGGCGTGCCGACGGTCTGGACGCGCATCACCCGCGACGAGCAGTTCGCCACGGCGCTGTCCTCGGCGCGACTGTTGGTCAGCGGCAGCGCACCGTTGCCGGTGCCGGTGTTCGAGCGGCTGCGCGAGTTGACCGGGCACGCCCCGGTCGAGCGGTACGGCATGACCGAGACCATGATCACGCTGAGCACCCGCGCCGATGGTGAACGACGCCCGGGCTGGGTGGGCCTGCCGATCACCGGTGCGCAGACGCGCCTGCGTGCCGATGACGGCAGCCCGGTCCCCCACGACGGCGAATCGATCGGCCGCCTCGAGGTCCGCGGTCCCATGCTGTTCGACGGATACCTCAACCTCCCCGAGGTGACGGCGTCGTGCTGGACCGAGGACGGTTGGTTCGTCACCGGCGACCTGGCCGCGATCGATGAGCGCGGCTACCACCGCATCGTGGGTCGGGAATCGGTGGACCTGATCAAATCCGGCGGCTACCGGATCGGCGCCGGGGAGATCGAGACCTCGCTGCTCGGCCTGCCCGAGGTCGCCGAGGTCGCGGTGATCGGTGCGCCCGATGACGACCTCGGACAGCGCATCGTCGCCTTCGTCGTCACCGACTCCCCGACCGCCGGCGATGCGCTGGCCGAGGAACTCATCGCCCACGTCGCCGAGGACCTGTCCTGGCACAAGCGTCCGCGCGAGATCCGATTCGTCTCCGCCCTGCCGCGCAACGCGATGGGCAAGATCCAGAAGAAAGCACTGATGTGA
- a CDS encoding hotdog fold thioesterase, protein MSTQAPVDHYARHLGIVVENFDNGSATASLTVGPEHLNPHGTAHGALLFSVVGAALAAAANNSTHSGVVSSIHIDYLAPAREGDALVASAAVDERLAREDIFVVRLVTAAGATVARATGRATRRAR, encoded by the coding sequence GTGAGCACCCAGGCACCTGTCGACCATTACGCCCGCCACCTCGGCATCGTCGTCGAGAACTTCGACAACGGTTCGGCGACCGCATCGCTGACCGTGGGCCCGGAACACCTGAATCCGCACGGCACGGCACACGGCGCACTGTTGTTCAGCGTTGTCGGCGCCGCGCTGGCGGCCGCGGCGAACAACTCCACCCACAGCGGCGTGGTCAGCTCGATCCATATCGACTATCTGGCCCCGGCACGCGAAGGCGACGCGCTGGTGGCCTCTGCCGCGGTCGACGAGCGGCTTGCCCGGGAGGACATCTTCGTCGTGCGACTCGTGACCGCCGCCGGCGCCACCGTCGCCCGCGCGACCGGCAGGGCCACCCGCCGCGCCAGGTAA
- a CDS encoding DUF3618 domain-containing protein: protein MADRDPEAIKKDIDQARDQLAATVDSLAVRANPQRLADDAKAKVVAFVTKPPVLVSLAGVGAVVVVLVIRGIRRR from the coding sequence GTGGCTGATCGGGATCCCGAGGCGATCAAGAAGGACATCGACCAGGCTCGTGATCAGCTGGCCGCGACGGTGGACTCACTGGCCGTGCGCGCGAATCCGCAGCGTCTCGCCGACGATGCCAAGGCAAAGGTCGTGGCGTTTGTGACGAAGCCGCCGGTGTTGGTGTCGCTGGCCGGTGTCGGCGCGGTCGTGGTGGTGCTGGTGATCCGCGGGATCAGGCGCCGCTGA
- the bcp gene encoding thioredoxin-dependent thiol peroxidase, giving the protein MAQTPRLAVGDKAPAFSLPDADGNTVALSDFAGRKVIVYFYPAASTPGCTKQACDFRDNLAELNEAGLDVVGISPDKPEKLAKFRDAEGLTFPLLSDPDKKVLTAWGAFGEKSMYGKTVQGVIRSTFLVDEKGVIEVAQYNVKATGHVAKLRRDLSV; this is encoded by the coding sequence ATGGCACAGACCCCTCGGCTGGCAGTCGGCGACAAGGCACCCGCTTTCAGCCTTCCGGACGCCGACGGCAACACCGTTGCGTTGTCCGACTTCGCGGGCCGCAAGGTGATCGTGTACTTCTACCCAGCCGCGTCCACCCCCGGCTGCACCAAGCAGGCCTGCGATTTCCGGGACAACCTGGCCGAACTCAACGAGGCGGGTCTGGACGTCGTCGGCATCTCGCCCGACAAGCCCGAGAAACTGGCCAAGTTCCGAGATGCCGAAGGCCTGACCTTCCCGCTGCTGTCGGATCCGGACAAGAAGGTGCTGACCGCCTGGGGCGCCTTCGGCGAGAAGAGCATGTACGGCAAGACCGTGCAGGGCGTCATCCGCTCGACGTTCCTGGTCGACGAGAAGGGTGTCATCGAGGTGGCGCAGTACAACGTCAAGGCCACCGGTCACGTCGCCAAGCTGCGCCGCGACCTATCTGTGTGA